In a single window of the Thermotoga sp. KOL6 genome:
- a CDS encoding fumarate hydratase — translation MIHEHVILKKVKEALVDANTKINREVETFLERYEGPFSDIIKENFRISKEEKLPLCQDTGLVEFFVFAGHKLAFEKPIEDILNKAVEEVYTEFPFRYSVVSDPLFDRINTNTNTPAVVHLFHVPGKKLEIRFLVKGGGSENLALLRMLNPSSSVIEVKELIIEHIRNNGAKACPPLHVGIGIGGSAEKAVLLSKLALTKDFKERNKDPRYAKLEEELERELNLLGIGFQGLGKGPTVYSVHVECFPTHIATLPVAISVDCYLCRKGKVIIES, via the coding sequence TTGATTCACGAACATGTTATCCTCAAAAAAGTAAAAGAAGCTCTCGTTGACGCCAACACTAAAATAAATCGCGAAGTAGAAACATTCCTCGAGAGATACGAAGGTCCTTTTTCTGATATAATAAAGGAAAACTTTCGTATTTCCAAAGAAGAAAAATTACCTCTTTGCCAAGATACAGGTTTGGTGGAGTTTTTCGTTTTTGCAGGTCACAAGTTGGCATTTGAAAAGCCTATTGAAGATATTCTGAACAAGGCTGTTGAAGAAGTCTACACTGAGTTTCCATTTAGGTACTCTGTGGTTTCAGATCCTCTTTTTGATCGGATCAACACCAACACCAATACTCCTGCCGTTGTGCATCTTTTCCATGTGCCGGGGAAAAAACTTGAAATAAGATTCCTTGTCAAAGGAGGAGGCAGTGAAAATTTAGCGTTGCTTCGTATGTTGAATCCTTCTTCGAGTGTGATCGAAGTAAAGGAGTTGATAATAGAACACATCAGAAATAACGGGGCAAAGGCATGCCCACCTTTACACGTTGGTATCGGTATAGGAGGATCAGCAGAAAAAGCGGTTTTACTTTCAAAACTCGCACTTACTAAAGATTTTAAGGAAAGAAACAAAGATCCTAGATATGCGAAATTGGAAGAGGAACTCGAGAGGGAACTTAATCTCCTCGGTATAGGATTTCAAGGTTTGGGGAAAGGACCCACCGTTTATTCCGTTCATGTGGAGTGTTTTCCAACTCATATAGCCACTTTGCCTGTTGCCATTTCTGTGGATTGCTATCTCTGTAGAAAGGGGAAAGTGATAATTGAGAGTTGA
- a CDS encoding ABC transporter permease: MAEEKAIRIENGEIEFKEKVLSRRELIWRAFKRNKLGMFGVYVLIVLYLMALFADFLSPYHPYEQSLKHSFAPPTKIHREYKGERVGAYVLPTISYVDKTTFERKFYEMVFPRRIVLDVYGTQAVYEIGKEGVTGFSFMVDEEYYLILKDGSKKYAGSNTKVVDYFLFGYDEEVLSKGEAEIETTSNVAKDTYFGKYGFRFGLNSPDDIEKVVLKEKLNMVLVKKGEDIEMVPGKVVDYDYKIYPIRWFIKSWGADQKNRIGYLFWLVPFQYHLFGVENYDNNEYVRFYIMGADQYGRDIWSRIVFASRISLSIGFIGMFITFVLSLVFGGISGYYGGIVDEFMMRFSEIIMSLPGFYLLILLRSLLPLDIPSTQVYILLVFILSFIGWAGRARVIRGMVLSIKQREFVEAAKALGFPDTRILFRHVLPNTASYLIVAATLAIPGYILGEAGLSFLGLGIREPSASWGLMLAQAQNVTYMTRYPWLLIPGLFIFITVLSFNFVGDALRDALDPRSLG; encoded by the coding sequence ATGGCTGAGGAAAAGGCGATAAGAATCGAAAATGGAGAAATAGAATTCAAAGAAAAGGTATTGTCCAGACGTGAACTCATATGGAGAGCTTTCAAGAGAAACAAGCTTGGAATGTTTGGAGTATACGTTTTGATAGTCCTCTATCTCATGGCTCTTTTTGCCGATTTCCTCTCACCATATCATCCTTATGAACAATCTTTGAAACATTCTTTTGCTCCTCCAACGAAAATACACAGAGAGTACAAAGGTGAACGAGTCGGTGCCTATGTTCTTCCCACGATAAGTTACGTAGACAAAACCACCTTCGAGCGCAAATTTTACGAAATGGTATTCCCAAGGAGAATAGTTTTGGATGTTTACGGAACCCAGGCTGTTTACGAAATAGGTAAGGAAGGGGTTACCGGTTTTTCGTTTATGGTGGATGAGGAGTACTATCTTATTTTGAAAGATGGTTCTAAGAAGTATGCTGGTTCCAACACAAAAGTGGTGGATTACTTCCTTTTCGGATACGATGAAGAAGTCTTGAGCAAAGGTGAAGCTGAGATAGAAACAACGTCCAATGTAGCAAAGGATACGTACTTTGGGAAGTATGGTTTCAGGTTTGGATTGAATTCCCCAGATGATATTGAAAAAGTCGTTTTGAAAGAGAAACTAAACATGGTTCTTGTCAAAAAAGGTGAAGATATAGAGATGGTACCTGGAAAGGTTGTTGATTACGATTATAAAATTTATCCAATAAGATGGTTCATCAAATCCTGGGGAGCTGATCAAAAGAACAGAATAGGGTATCTCTTCTGGCTCGTTCCCTTCCAATATCATCTCTTTGGAGTAGAAAACTACGATAACAATGAATATGTAAGGTTTTACATCATGGGGGCAGATCAATACGGAAGAGACATTTGGAGTAGGATAGTTTTCGCTTCCAGAATATCTCTCTCCATAGGTTTCATAGGAATGTTCATCACATTCGTTTTGTCGCTAGTATTCGGCGGAATATCTGGATACTACGGTGGGATAGTGGATGAGTTCATGATGAGATTTTCTGAAATCATCATGTCACTTCCTGGGTTCTATTTGTTGATTCTGTTGAGATCTCTATTGCCACTCGACATTCCTTCTACTCAGGTATACATATTGCTCGTTTTCATCCTTTCCTTCATTGGATGGGCTGGAAGAGCTAGGGTGATAAGGGGAATGGTGCTTTCAATAAAACAGAGAGAATTTGTTGAGGCCGCCAAGGCCCTTGGATTTCCAGATACGAGAATACTGTTTCGACATGTGCTACCAAATACGGCAAGCTATTTGATAGTAGCTGCCACACTTGCCATTCCCGGGTACATTCTGGGAGAAGCAGGCTTGAGTTTCCTAGGGCTTGGCATAAGAGAACCGAGTGCGAGTTGGGGATTGATGCTTGCCCAAGCACAGAACGTTACTTACATGACTAGGTATCCGTGGCTCCTCATACCAGGGTTGTTTATCTTCATTACAGTTTTGTCCTTCAATTTTGTTGGAGACGCGTTGAGAGACGCTCTGGATCCGAGGTCTCTCGGATAA
- a CDS encoding cation diffusion facilitator family transporter, giving the protein MEKRLVFSIYLNLLITIAEVIGGLISGSLALLGDSLHNFSDTMSLLASFIAMKVGEKSKNEKYTFGYKRTEIIVAFLNAISVVVISILIFVESAKRIVQGNVVNTTVLLYVSTVGLAANLLSVLLLHTHSKESLNVRSAYLHLIADTLSSVLVVLGAVLMKTWRIYWLDPILALGIAIYMSKEAYEILKETVEILMEASPNLDFKKIKEEIEKIEGVKNAHHFHAWRVGEKELHFECHVEVNNMELKDAQRIIDDIENLMKKYNVTHVTVQLECGRCDGKMICD; this is encoded by the coding sequence TTGGAGAAAAGGTTAGTTTTCTCAATATATTTGAATCTTCTCATCACGATTGCAGAAGTAATAGGCGGCCTTATTTCTGGGAGTCTCGCCCTTTTGGGCGACTCCCTTCACAATTTTTCTGACACTATGAGTCTCCTTGCCAGTTTCATAGCAATGAAAGTTGGAGAGAAGTCCAAGAATGAGAAATACACCTTCGGTTACAAGAGGACAGAAATCATCGTGGCGTTTTTGAATGCCATTTCTGTAGTTGTGATATCAATTTTGATCTTTGTAGAGTCTGCGAAAAGAATCGTTCAGGGTAATGTAGTGAACACAACGGTTCTCTTGTACGTTTCAACTGTAGGACTGGCCGCCAATCTCCTCTCGGTTTTGTTACTCCACACCCACAGCAAGGAAAGTCTAAACGTTCGTTCCGCATATCTTCATCTCATAGCTGACACACTGTCTTCCGTGCTCGTGGTTCTCGGAGCGGTTCTCATGAAAACTTGGAGAATATATTGGTTGGATCCTATTCTCGCTCTTGGAATAGCTATTTACATGTCGAAGGAAGCGTACGAGATACTAAAGGAAACGGTTGAAATTTTGATGGAAGCTTCTCCGAATCTCGATTTTAAAAAGATAAAGGAAGAGATAGAAAAGATTGAAGGAGTCAAGAACGCTCATCATTTTCATGCTTGGAGAGTTGGAGAAAAGGAGTTGCATTTTGAGTGCCATGTAGAAGTGAACAACATGGAATTAAAAGACGCTCAAAGGATCATAGACGATATTGAAAATCTCATGAAAAAGTACAATGTTACACACGTGACTGTTCAACTGGAATGTGGAAGATGTGATGGAAAAATGATATGTGATTAG
- a CDS encoding ABC transporter permease, which produces MFGKLLKKEIKELLSVGTLISVLIISILYGSLGNIFKSTIKETAKKPKIAIVDEDGGKFAKIVKQELESLTDVVYIGSNSNEVEKILKEKKVSAVLVLPKGFSENLENLKHSQIEVFWYLKGTGISDTVSTGIISSLLETLKPKIAEIFLGDKRKVNFLFAPFVVVQHTYLKNLFFQNTSPVSIMNMFYSQSIMIPLLIMMLIIMSGSSLISSLALEKENKTLETLLTMPIKREYIVLAKIVGSTIVGLILAGIYMIGFYNYINSFSQGIEGVGIRFGVFDLVLIGTSLFLAIFVGLSLCILLGIMAKDTKSAQLLTFPISILALIPMMANMIRDFHNLPNALKVVIFAIPFSHPIMAPKLTLYGDYDLLVWGIIYLAVFSTIITSFAFKLFGSDYVILGWQRSEKRRLFLH; this is translated from the coding sequence GTGTTTGGAAAACTCCTAAAAAAAGAAATAAAAGAACTTCTTAGCGTAGGAACTTTGATTTCTGTCCTCATCATCTCGATCTTGTACGGATCACTGGGGAACATATTCAAAAGCACCATAAAAGAAACTGCTAAAAAACCGAAGATAGCCATTGTAGATGAAGATGGAGGGAAATTCGCAAAAATTGTAAAACAAGAACTCGAATCGTTGACGGATGTCGTGTACATTGGAAGCAATTCAAATGAAGTTGAGAAGATATTGAAAGAGAAAAAGGTTTCGGCCGTTTTGGTCTTACCGAAAGGATTCTCTGAAAATCTTGAAAATCTCAAGCATTCACAAATTGAGGTATTCTGGTATTTGAAAGGCACGGGTATTTCCGATACAGTCTCCACTGGAATAATTTCTTCCTTACTTGAGACTCTGAAACCAAAGATTGCCGAGATTTTTCTTGGAGACAAAAGAAAAGTCAATTTCCTGTTCGCACCATTTGTTGTGGTTCAACATACGTATTTGAAAAACCTCTTCTTCCAGAACACTTCTCCAGTTTCGATAATGAACATGTTCTACTCGCAGAGCATCATGATACCACTTCTCATCATGATGCTCATCATCATGTCAGGATCTTCTCTCATATCTTCACTTGCCTTGGAGAAAGAAAACAAAACACTGGAAACACTTCTCACGATGCCTATAAAAAGAGAATACATTGTCCTCGCCAAGATCGTGGGAAGCACAATCGTGGGGTTGATTCTCGCAGGAATCTACATGATAGGATTTTACAACTATATAAATTCTTTCTCTCAAGGGATAGAAGGAGTAGGAATACGATTCGGTGTATTCGATCTCGTCCTGATTGGAACGAGCCTCTTTCTAGCGATATTCGTCGGGCTTTCGTTGTGTATACTCCTTGGAATCATGGCGAAAGATACCAAGAGTGCGCAGCTTCTCACTTTCCCAATATCGATTCTTGCGTTGATTCCAATGATGGCAAACATGATAAGAGATTTTCACAACCTTCCCAATGCTTTGAAGGTGGTAATCTTTGCCATCCCTTTTTCGCACCCGATAATGGCTCCGAAATTAACTCTTTATGGAGACTATGATCTTCTTGTTTGGGGAATTATCTACCTCGCTGTGTTTTCAACGATCATCACGAGTTTCGCTTTCAAGCTTTTCGGATCGGATTACGTGATCTTGGGATGGCAAAGATCAGAAAAAAGAAGACTTTTTCTACACTGA
- a CDS encoding NADP-dependent malic enzyme: protein MDALEIHRLLRGKVHVSIPFKKADREILSLIYTPGVADVAKICAKEPEKTYQYTSRWNTIAVVSDGSAVLGLGNIGPYGALPVMEGKAFLFKAFANLDAFPICLSESDEEKIIEIVRSLEPSFGGINLEDIASPKCFKVLRELSQKMNIPVFHDDQQGTAVVVAAAFLNSLKLVGKRINEVKVVVNGIGAAGYNIVMFLLDLGVKNIVAVDKNGILNEKDSATCLNEYHLEIARVTNPEKISGDLEKALEGADFFIGVSRGNILKPEWIKRMNKKPVIFALANPVPEIEPKLAREAGAFIVATGRSDYPNQVNNLLAFPGIMKGAVERRTRITKEMLFSAIEAIAKSCDPEPYRIIPEAFDERVHMNVYYAVKNSV, encoded by the coding sequence ATGGACGCATTGGAGATTCACAGACTGCTCAGAGGAAAAGTGCACGTTTCTATTCCTTTTAAAAAAGCGGACCGCGAAATTCTTTCTCTGATTTACACTCCGGGAGTTGCCGATGTTGCCAAAATCTGTGCCAAGGAACCGGAGAAAACGTATCAATACACATCGAGATGGAACACCATTGCTGTCGTTTCAGATGGAAGTGCAGTTTTGGGACTTGGGAACATAGGACCGTATGGAGCACTTCCTGTGATGGAAGGAAAAGCGTTTTTGTTCAAAGCTTTTGCGAACCTTGATGCTTTTCCCATTTGTCTTTCTGAGAGTGACGAAGAAAAAATTATTGAGATCGTAAGAAGCTTAGAACCCAGCTTTGGAGGAATAAATCTGGAGGACATAGCATCTCCCAAATGTTTTAAAGTGCTTCGGGAACTCTCCCAGAAGATGAATATACCCGTATTCCACGACGATCAGCAAGGTACCGCAGTTGTGGTTGCTGCAGCGTTTCTCAATTCCTTGAAGCTTGTAGGGAAAAGGATAAACGAAGTCAAAGTAGTGGTGAATGGAATAGGTGCTGCGGGGTACAACATCGTGATGTTTCTCCTTGATCTCGGAGTTAAAAACATTGTGGCGGTCGACAAAAACGGAATTTTGAATGAAAAGGACTCGGCAACTTGTTTAAATGAATACCACTTGGAAATCGCTCGTGTTACCAACCCAGAAAAAATCTCTGGAGATTTAGAGAAAGCTTTAGAAGGAGCGGATTTCTTCATAGGAGTTTCCAGAGGAAATATTTTAAAACCTGAATGGATAAAAAGAATGAACAAGAAACCTGTCATTTTTGCTTTGGCCAATCCTGTTCCTGAAATAGAACCAAAACTTGCAAGAGAAGCTGGAGCATTCATTGTTGCAACAGGAAGGTCGGATTATCCAAATCAAGTGAACAATTTGCTCGCTTTTCCTGGAATAATGAAAGGTGCTGTCGAAAGAAGGACAAGGATTACGAAAGAAATGCTCTTTTCTGCAATTGAAGCGATTGCAAAATCTTGCGACCCGGAACCGTATCGTATCATCCCGGAAGCCTTCGATGAAAGAGTACATATGAACGTGTACTATGCGGTCAAGAATTCAGTGTAG
- a CDS encoding sigma-70 family RNA polymerase sigma factor — MLKYRLRGKRVEDLVRYAQAGFKEAMDLIIEKYYPMVIKISTQYFASWAEQDDIIQNGLVGLIKAIFYYDSSKSSFTSFAWRSIDSEIKSFLTYMNRKKNKMLSEAVKVDGMEKEEDDSPFEIPDNRCDVEKNALSDIILETVLKNLKETEREIFTKWLDGYSYKEISRECDVSTKKVDNVVQKVKRIISKLG, encoded by the coding sequence ATGTTGAAATACCGATTGAGAGGGAAGAGAGTAGAGGATTTGGTGAGGTACGCACAAGCGGGTTTCAAAGAAGCAATGGATCTTATAATAGAGAAGTACTATCCAATGGTGATAAAGATATCAACGCAATATTTCGCCAGTTGGGCAGAGCAAGATGATATTATACAAAATGGCTTGGTAGGTTTGATAAAGGCGATCTTCTATTATGACAGTTCGAAAAGTTCCTTCACTTCCTTTGCTTGGCGAAGTATAGATTCTGAGATAAAATCTTTTCTCACTTACATGAACAGAAAGAAGAATAAGATGCTTTCTGAGGCAGTAAAAGTTGATGGGATGGAAAAGGAAGAGGACGATTCACCTTTCGAAATACCCGACAACAGGTGTGATGTCGAAAAAAATGCCCTCTCTGATATAATTTTAGAAACAGTGTTGAAAAATCTGAAAGAGACCGAAAGAGAGATTTTTACCAAGTGGTTAGATGGTTACTCTTACAAAGAAATATCCAGAGAATGTGACGTCTCGACGAAAAAAGTAGACAACGTTGTACAAAAGGTGAAACGTATAATATCGAAGTTAGGGTGA
- a CDS encoding TrpB-like pyridoxal phosphate-dependent enzyme, whose amino-acid sequence MRIVVNLKPEEIPKHWYNVLADLPFKLDPPLDPETKQPVSPEKLSIIFPTSLIEQEVSEKRFIEIPEPVLKEYAVYRPTPLIRATFLEEYLQTPARIYYKHEGMSPTGSHKPNTALPQAYYNKIEGVKRLVTETGAGQWGSALSYAGNKFGLEVKVFMVKISYQQKPMRKYMMNLFGAKVTPSPSEETNFGRTLLEKDPDNPGSLGIAISEALEVAVSDPGTKYSLGSVLNHVLLHQTVIGLELKKQLEVLGEEPDVILGCHGGGSNFGGTILPFVPEKLSGKNIRFVACEPDACPSLTKGNYEYDFGDTAGLTPLLKMYTLGKDFIPPKIHAGGLRYHGSAPIIARLVKEGIVEAQAFDQEETFQAAKLFAKLEGIIPAPESAHAIAGAIREAKKAKEERKNRVIVFTLSGHGLLDLTAYA is encoded by the coding sequence ATGAGGATTGTTGTGAACTTGAAACCAGAGGAAATTCCAAAACATTGGTACAACGTGTTGGCAGATCTTCCATTCAAATTGGATCCGCCACTCGATCCAGAAACCAAGCAACCCGTTTCTCCAGAGAAACTTTCTATCATCTTTCCAACGAGCTTGATAGAACAAGAAGTCTCTGAAAAACGCTTTATCGAGATTCCTGAGCCAGTTTTAAAAGAGTACGCAGTCTATCGTCCCACGCCTCTTATCAGGGCCACTTTTCTAGAAGAGTATCTCCAAACCCCTGCGCGAATTTATTACAAACATGAAGGCATGAGCCCAACGGGAAGCCACAAACCTAACACAGCTCTTCCACAAGCCTACTATAACAAGATAGAGGGTGTAAAAAGGTTGGTAACGGAAACAGGAGCTGGTCAATGGGGAAGTGCTCTCTCTTATGCTGGTAACAAATTCGGGCTGGAAGTGAAGGTCTTTATGGTCAAAATAAGCTATCAACAGAAACCTATGAGGAAGTACATGATGAATCTCTTCGGAGCAAAAGTTACACCGAGCCCTAGTGAAGAGACAAATTTCGGCAGAACTCTACTGGAAAAAGATCCAGACAATCCTGGAAGCTTGGGAATTGCTATCAGTGAAGCGTTGGAAGTAGCCGTGTCGGATCCGGGAACCAAATATTCCCTTGGAAGCGTCTTGAACCATGTACTACTCCATCAAACAGTGATCGGGTTGGAGTTGAAAAAGCAACTCGAAGTTCTCGGAGAAGAACCCGATGTTATTTTAGGATGTCACGGAGGAGGTTCTAATTTCGGAGGAACTATTCTCCCCTTTGTTCCTGAAAAACTCTCAGGTAAGAACATCAGATTCGTTGCGTGCGAACCCGACGCATGTCCTTCTCTAACAAAGGGCAATTATGAATACGATTTTGGAGACACAGCAGGTCTCACGCCACTTCTTAAAATGTACACTCTTGGAAAAGATTTCATTCCCCCAAAAATACATGCTGGTGGGTTGCGATACCACGGCTCTGCTCCCATCATAGCCAGACTCGTAAAGGAAGGAATAGTGGAAGCTCAAGCATTCGATCAAGAAGAAACTTTCCAAGCAGCCAAGCTTTTCGCCAAATTGGAAGGTATCATACCCGCTCCAGAGTCCGCTCATGCCATAGCAGGGGCAATAAGAGAAGCAAAAAAGGCAAAAGAAGAAAGGAAAAATCGTGTGATAGTATTTACATTGAGTGGGCATGGATTGTTGGACCTCACAGCGTACGCATAA
- a CDS encoding ATP-binding protein, which produces MKVEHVHVEGFGKFENFSFSLKDGLNIIYGGNAAGKTTLANFIRYCLTGDLPEVENYKPWYANKFGGHLETDEGTIAFGYGVIDPEVFIFTSFLPENVDQSLDGSKNISSMVVESYKNLPEAKKMEKVLNENFAGLLEKEKSLESEILHLKEILKGWRKRREETLSWFIKKKELQDEFSEKKKKLDEARNKFNEEKSEKLKAINSEIERTEEEISRVRKELEKIGQLPPGEKLREVHDFFQKVEYLKKRISQLEKEVEELEKKSLETKGELQSILEDFSANSLEELKLKVENLRLQISVFESEHKSKVNEIVKRLREPLEKVESRLNNITEEMEKVGDGMKRIDRLSSVVKIFVSALLSFSAISVVFSFLISNILFVYLSIASAIGAAISLWGYFKVKSKLSDLETKFVSLSSQKRELVKEKNQMLNRMRDSIGVESLSELEIVLKDRVASNVFKMAPFLKKYGSDPTKALENVEIQIRELLILKDSVESSLLEKRKSLEELREYLKNQESELSERLDNLGVKTSKELLENLEKLEQKLKLEKLEENLQKNLNRLLTQKKEIESMKSNVEIEELEKELKRIEEELESLTIPSLEDPFDFIESLYRKEAELELMERAIANIPLFKEKVRKKYEDFLNSYANELAIELGSVYKKFFGEPIMFKVSPFLEISVSVPNEKPAKKILNTSALKILSFYVKNFLARVLMVEIPLVIDNTFVDLDDEKVDLLLEELENLASSRQIIFFTSDKRFLKEEPLLRL; this is translated from the coding sequence ATGAAGGTAGAGCATGTGCACGTTGAAGGATTCGGAAAATTCGAGAACTTTTCGTTTTCGCTCAAGGATGGGTTGAACATTATCTACGGAGGAAATGCAGCGGGAAAAACGACGCTCGCGAATTTCATAAGATATTGCCTGACTGGGGATCTACCCGAGGTAGAGAACTACAAACCTTGGTACGCTAACAAGTTTGGTGGGCATTTGGAAACAGACGAAGGAACGATAGCGTTCGGTTATGGGGTGATAGATCCGGAAGTTTTCATTTTCACCTCTTTTCTTCCAGAGAATGTCGATCAAAGCCTTGATGGTTCGAAGAATATATCTTCTATGGTTGTAGAGAGTTACAAGAATCTTCCGGAAGCTAAGAAAATGGAAAAGGTTTTAAACGAAAACTTTGCAGGCTTGTTGGAGAAAGAGAAGAGTCTGGAAAGTGAGATTTTACATTTAAAAGAAATTCTGAAAGGTTGGAGAAAAAGACGGGAGGAAACACTCTCATGGTTCATCAAGAAGAAGGAACTACAAGATGAATTTTCAGAGAAGAAGAAGAAATTAGATGAAGCGAGAAACAAATTCAATGAAGAGAAAAGTGAGAAGTTGAAGGCGATCAATTCTGAAATAGAAAGAACAGAAGAGGAGATTTCGCGTGTTAGAAAAGAACTAGAAAAGATTGGACAACTTCCGCCTGGTGAGAAACTGAGAGAAGTTCACGATTTCTTTCAAAAGGTGGAGTATCTGAAAAAGAGAATTTCACAGCTTGAGAAAGAAGTGGAAGAACTTGAGAAGAAATCGCTCGAAACAAAAGGGGAATTGCAATCCATTCTGGAAGACTTTTCTGCAAACAGTCTTGAGGAACTCAAGTTGAAAGTGGAGAATCTGAGACTCCAAATAAGTGTCTTTGAGAGTGAGCATAAATCAAAAGTGAATGAAATCGTAAAGCGATTGAGAGAACCTCTTGAAAAGGTAGAGAGTCGGTTGAACAATATAACCGAGGAAATGGAAAAAGTAGGAGACGGAATGAAAAGGATCGATCGATTGTCTTCCGTTGTCAAAATCTTTGTCAGTGCTCTTCTATCTTTTTCAGCAATTTCGGTTGTCTTTTCATTTTTGATCTCTAATATTCTGTTCGTGTATTTATCAATAGCGAGTGCCATCGGTGCAGCTATTTCTCTGTGGGGTTATTTCAAGGTGAAGAGTAAACTTTCCGATCTTGAAACCAAATTTGTTTCTCTCTCTTCACAGAAAAGAGAGTTAGTAAAGGAGAAGAACCAGATGTTGAATCGTATGAGAGACTCAATAGGTGTTGAGAGTTTATCGGAACTCGAAATCGTTTTGAAGGATCGAGTGGCTTCGAATGTTTTTAAAATGGCTCCTTTCCTTAAAAAATACGGATCTGATCCTACAAAAGCACTTGAGAATGTGGAAATTCAAATCAGGGAACTCCTTATACTAAAGGATTCCGTGGAATCTTCTCTATTGGAAAAAAGAAAAAGTTTAGAAGAGTTGAGGGAGTATCTAAAAAATCAAGAGAGTGAACTCAGTGAACGTTTGGATAATTTAGGAGTGAAAACATCCAAAGAACTGCTGGAAAATCTAGAAAAATTGGAGCAAAAATTGAAACTCGAGAAACTGGAGGAGAACTTGCAAAAAAACTTGAATAGACTCCTGACTCAGAAAAAAGAGATTGAATCGATGAAATCCAATGTTGAAATAGAAGAGTTAGAAAAGGAACTGAAAAGAATAGAAGAGGAGTTGGAAAGTCTAACGATTCCCTCTCTTGAAGATCCGTTCGATTTTATAGAGAGCCTTTACAGAAAAGAAGCAGAACTTGAATTGATGGAAAGAGCGATTGCAAATATTCCTTTGTTCAAAGAGAAGGTGAGAAAGAAATACGAAGATTTTCTAAATAGTTACGCAAATGAGTTGGCAATAGAGTTGGGGAGTGTGTACAAAAAATTCTTCGGTGAGCCTATCATGTTCAAAGTATCACCTTTTCTTGAGATTTCCGTGAGTGTTCCAAACGAAAAGCCCGCAAAGAAAATTTTGAATACATCTGCCTTGAAGATTTTGAGCTTTTACGTGAAGAACTTTCTGGCAAGGGTTTTGATGGTGGAAATCCCCCTCGTTATAGACAACACCTTTGTTGACTTGGATGATGAGAAGGTGGATCTCCTCCTGGAAGAATTGGAAAATTTGGCTTCGAGTAGGCAGATCATTTTCTTTACAAGCGACAAAAGATTTTTGAAAGAAGAACCCTTGTTGAGACTCTAA
- a CDS encoding FumA C-terminus/TtdB family hydratase beta subunit, whose protein sequence is MRVEKLKAGQEIRYSGKLIVMRDQAQKRLKVFLEKGETLPVDLTGEIVFYAGPAKPSCGRGVGAIGPTTSARMDDFLEMLFQLGVLATVGKGKRSQKAVEVCKKWKRVYFIAPSGTAAALSKRVKNSEVLAFEDLGPEAIYEIEVEDFPLIVAIDSEGETIFKE, encoded by the coding sequence TTGAGAGTTGAAAAGTTGAAAGCCGGCCAAGAGATTCGTTATTCTGGCAAGCTTATCGTCATGAGGGATCAAGCTCAGAAAAGGTTGAAGGTGTTTCTGGAAAAAGGAGAAACACTCCCAGTGGATCTCACGGGTGAAATAGTCTTCTATGCGGGTCCTGCCAAACCCTCTTGTGGTAGGGGTGTTGGAGCCATCGGTCCTACCACAAGTGCCAGAATGGACGATTTCCTCGAAATGCTTTTTCAACTTGGAGTCTTAGCCACAGTGGGAAAAGGAAAGAGATCTCAAAAAGCGGTGGAAGTCTGTAAAAAATGGAAGAGGGTTTATTTCATCGCTCCCAGTGGAACAGCAGCGGCACTTTCGAAAAGAGTAAAAAATTCAGAGGTTCTAGCTTTTGAAGATCTCGGCCCGGAGGCTATATACGAGATAGAAGTTGAAGATTTTCCTCTCATTGTAGCTATCGACAGTGAAGGAGAAACGATTTTCAAGGAGTGA